In the Sarcophilus harrisii chromosome 3, mSarHar1.11, whole genome shotgun sequence genome, one interval contains:
- the LOC105749654 gene encoding gastrula zinc finger protein XlCGF49.1-like, producing MGNKSSEKTPCKKPSCQEADLTQHSSIQSQSKSYKCSECGKVFQKKANLTQHYRIHTGEKPFKCNDCGKTFRQKINLTHHYRIHTGEKPFKCSECGRAFRQKIYLTQHYRIHTEEKPCECTEWWKIFFLKSELRQRCHIHTGKKPFKCSDCGKAFPKHRKLIQHQRIHTGERPYECSECGKTFQTRPHLVRHQRTHLGLKPHQCVQEGVLSEVCSY from the coding sequence ATGGGAAACAAGTCCTCTGAAAAGACTCCATGTAAGAAACCATCCTGTCAGGAGGCAGATCTGACTCAACATTCTAGTATTCAAAGTCAAAGCAAATCCTACAAATGCAGTGAATGTGGAAAGGTCTTCCAAAAGAAAGCCAATCTTACCCAGCACTacagaattcacactggagagaaacctttcaAATGCAATGACTGTGGAAAGACCTTCCGTCAGAAAATAAATCTTACACATCACTacagaattcacactggagaaaaacctttcaAATGCAGTGAATGTGGAAGGGCCTTCCGGCAGAAAATATATCTTACACAGCACTACAGAATTCACACTGAAGAGAAACCATGTGAATGCACTGAATGGTGGAAGATCTTCTTCctgaaatctgaactcagacaacGTTGCCACATTCATACTGGAAAAAAGCCTTTTAAATGCAGTGATTGTGGGAAAGCCTTTCCCAAGCACAGAAAGCTGattcaacatcagagaattcacactggggaGAGACCCTATGAATGCAGTGAATGTGGGAAGACATTCCAAACAAGGCCACACCTGGTTCGGCATCAGAGAACTCACCTGGGACTAAAACCTCATCAGTGTGTGCAGGAAGGCGTTCTCTCAGAAGTCTGCTCTTACTAA